Proteins encoded by one window of Candidatus Hydrogenedentota bacterium:
- a CDS encoding glycosyltransferase family 2 protein, giving the protein MLPDIDLGGAGRGGALTPALSIVIPTWNGRELLAECLASVSRQTFSDFEIVVVDDGSADGTAGWLRAAYPSVLAIECPENRGFVAAVNRGLGLARGDWVLLLNNDVTLAEDCLERLMAVARAGEFGMIAPLVLWTEDPRLVYSAGDAMGRGGRPSAIGYGSGRDSLAIETEPFGVSGGYGLFSRALIGEAGILDPSFGAYFEDADLSFRARWAGWRAAVVPEAVAWHQGSATIRDRLWWRTRQCYRNHALLVIKNFSLSMLWWNAGAIIRERAHQFGRVFAAARHEWGAARAAAYTFSAWLGLVARIPGALVRRRGVMSRRKVSSASMQALLAEERRDG; this is encoded by the coding sequence GTGCTACCGGACATTGATCTGGGTGGCGCCGGTCGAGGCGGCGCGTTGACGCCGGCGCTTTCCATCGTGATCCCCACGTGGAACGGCCGCGAGTTGCTGGCGGAATGCCTGGCGAGCGTGTCGCGGCAGACGTTCAGCGATTTCGAGATCGTTGTGGTGGACGATGGATCGGCGGACGGCACGGCAGGGTGGCTGCGGGCGGCGTATCCGTCGGTGCTGGCCATCGAATGTCCGGAGAACCGTGGTTTCGTTGCGGCGGTGAACCGGGGGCTTGGGTTGGCGCGTGGGGACTGGGTGCTGCTGCTGAACAACGATGTGACGCTGGCGGAGGACTGCCTGGAGCGGCTGATGGCGGTGGCGCGGGCGGGGGAATTCGGCATGATCGCGCCGCTGGTGTTGTGGACAGAGGACCCTCGGCTCGTCTACAGTGCGGGGGACGCGATGGGCCGGGGCGGGCGCCCGTCAGCGATTGGCTACGGTTCGGGTCGGGATTCGCTGGCGATAGAGACGGAACCCTTCGGGGTTTCGGGAGGTTACGGGTTGTTTTCACGCGCGCTGATCGGGGAGGCGGGGATACTGGATCCGTCCTTTGGGGCGTATTTCGAGGATGCGGATCTGAGTTTTCGCGCGCGCTGGGCGGGTTGGCGTGCGGCGGTCGTTCCGGAGGCGGTGGCGTGGCACCAGGGGAGCGCGACGATCCGGGATCGGCTGTGGTGGCGCACGCGGCAGTGCTACCGGAACCACGCGCTGCTGGTGATCAAGAACTTTTCGCTTTCGATGTTGTGGTGGAACGCGGGGGCGATCATTCGGGAGCGCGCGCACCAGTTCGGGCGGGTGTTTGCGGCGGCGCGGCACGAGTGGGGCGCGGCGCGCGCGGCGGCGTATACGTTTTCGGCGTGGCTGGGGCTGGTGGCGCGGATTCCGGGGGCGCTGGTCCGGCGGCGCGGGGTGATGTCGCGGCGGAAGGTGTCGAGCGCCTCCATGCAGGCGCTGCTGGCCGAGGAGAGGCGCGATGGGTAG
- a CDS encoding class I SAM-dependent methyltransferase — MSESIREQACARVSSFSGWLRAWAEKDGRGYPDWAVRYLPVARRLRRGGRPLGRVLEIGANENGFARFTGAQVFAADIERAQLSAARASQAVAPVQADIGALPFADGAFDTVICLDTYEHLPAAQRSLATREILRVLRPSGRAVIGFPCGAAAEAAEGRIRGAYRALTGGRIRWLEEHVAMGLPDADGVYADFVEAAGGRYRVTRHGNGSVFLWRWMWLVLLCGWPGRGNAVFQAILRLLVPVISRVHIGACYRTLIWVAPVEAAR; from the coding sequence ATGAGCGAATCAATACGAGAGCAGGCGTGCGCCCGGGTGAGTTCGTTTTCCGGCTGGCTTCGGGCGTGGGCGGAGAAGGATGGGCGGGGGTATCCGGACTGGGCGGTGCGGTATCTGCCGGTGGCGCGGCGCCTGCGGCGTGGGGGGCGTCCGCTGGGGCGGGTGCTGGAGATCGGGGCGAACGAGAACGGGTTTGCACGCTTCACCGGGGCGCAGGTCTTTGCGGCGGACATTGAGCGGGCGCAGTTGTCGGCGGCGCGCGCATCGCAGGCTGTTGCTCCGGTGCAGGCGGATATCGGTGCGCTGCCGTTTGCGGACGGCGCGTTCGACACGGTGATTTGCCTGGATACCTACGAGCATCTACCGGCGGCGCAACGGTCGCTCGCGACCCGGGAGATCCTGCGGGTGCTTCGTCCGTCGGGGCGGGCGGTTATTGGTTTTCCGTGTGGCGCGGCGGCGGAGGCGGCGGAGGGGCGTATCCGGGGGGCGTACCGGGCGCTGACGGGCGGGCGCATTCGCTGGCTGGAGGAGCATGTGGCGATGGGCCTGCCGGACGCGGATGGTGTTTATGCGGATTTTGTGGAGGCGGCGGGCGGCCGCTACCGGGTGACGCGGCACGGCAATGGATCGGTGTTCCTCTGGCGGTGGATGTGGCTTGTGCTGCTGTGCGGCTGGCCGGGCCGGGGCAACGCGGTGTTTCAGGCGATCTTGCGCCTGTTGGTTCCCGTGATTTCGCGGGTTCATATTGGCGCGTGCTACCGGACATTGATCTGGGTGGCGCCGGTCGAGGCGGCGCGTTGA
- a CDS encoding helix-turn-helix domain-containing protein, with protein sequence MPYWYREYVPVSARRAEAKKKMEKLRKQGKDIQPVEIEGLKIAHSFWGKGWCKHLESFSDFSNRLPRGRTYARNGSVCHLEIQPGRVEALVSGSSLYTVTVEIKALPSSAWKAIKAKCAGGIGSMLELLQGKLSNEVMTVVSDRDGGLFPKPREITLKCSCPDWATMCKHVAAVLYGVGNRLDSRPELLFLLRDVAAEELISAELALPGGDGARSSDALAADQLGGIFGIEIDEGDSAPAPAPAPAKGAGKRGQSRKAAKPPRAKEPEKAVGKKPAGRATPARAAMAARNPQADTPPAPRLRPSSASVARLRKKLGLSVAEFAAALGVSAATVNRWESDGGPLTLRRRPLQALAKLHEEAKSGAS encoded by the coding sequence ATGCCCTACTGGTATCGCGAATATGTGCCCGTGTCAGCGCGCCGCGCCGAGGCGAAAAAGAAAATGGAGAAACTGCGCAAGCAGGGCAAGGATATCCAGCCCGTGGAGATCGAAGGGCTGAAGATCGCCCACAGTTTCTGGGGTAAGGGCTGGTGCAAGCATCTGGAGTCCTTCTCCGACTTTTCCAACCGCCTGCCGCGCGGCCGGACCTACGCGCGGAACGGCTCCGTGTGCCATCTGGAAATCCAGCCGGGCCGTGTCGAAGCCCTGGTCTCCGGCTCCTCGCTGTACACCGTCACGGTGGAGATCAAGGCGTTGCCGTCGTCGGCCTGGAAGGCGATCAAGGCGAAATGCGCCGGCGGAATCGGCTCCATGCTCGAATTGCTTCAGGGCAAGCTCTCCAACGAAGTCATGACGGTCGTAAGCGATCGGGATGGCGGCCTCTTTCCCAAGCCGCGCGAGATCACGCTCAAGTGCAGTTGCCCCGACTGGGCGACGATGTGCAAGCATGTGGCGGCGGTGCTCTATGGGGTTGGCAACCGCCTGGACTCGCGGCCCGAGCTGCTGTTTTTGTTGCGCGATGTGGCCGCGGAAGAATTGATCTCCGCGGAACTCGCCCTGCCCGGCGGAGACGGCGCGAGGTCTTCCGACGCGCTCGCCGCCGACCAGCTTGGGGGAATTTTTGGTATCGAGATCGACGAAGGAGATTCCGCACCCGCGCCAGCCCCCGCGCCAGCGAAGGGCGCCGGCAAGCGCGGGCAGTCACGGAAAGCGGCGAAACCGCCCCGGGCGAAGGAGCCTGAGAAGGCGGTGGGCAAGAAGCCCGCAGGCCGGGCCACGCCCGCCCGTGCCGCAATGGCCGCGAGGAATCCCCAGGCGGATACGCCGCCGGCGCCCCGGCTCCGCCCCTCTTCCGCATCGGTCGCGCGGCTGCGGAAAAAGCTCGGGCTTTCGGTGGCGGAATTCGCCGCCGCGCTGGGGGTTTCCGCGGCAACGGTGAACCGCTGGGAGTCGGATGGCGGCCCGCTAACCCTCCGGCGTCGCCCGCTTCAGGCCCTCGCCAAACTGCATGAGGAAGCGAAATCCGGGGCTTCTTGA
- a CDS encoding DEAD/DEAH box helicase, whose protein sequence is MAIRLTPAGHLRWSDSPDEAAPRGLAAVRAQFEQDWPGGLFTLAAEKVDPGGAQDLRYWRDFAARYLTALCHVPAGAESFEVALPTPAECAGLILTAPPMQGGEYLSEAVLGGIWEALDAWVRNAITRDGGLEEFLASRAPRWRQVGRVCFHLAENKSDPARPFAFMATYTAGFGASGQLKHQPLRKALEQYATAKNRPALVKLLSPVHEAAKRCDWVKALVDSSDIYQPMAWPAARAYTFLRSVPDLEESGLSVTMPDWWKRRPRPRVSVTIGEQKKSTLGAEAMLDFNVAVALGDTALSPADIRALLAGEDGLVLIKGQWVEVDREKLREAIGHWEAIQAEAANGEISFVEGMRLLAGASRDLDHEVEDEFERAWVHVGAGEALREVLAELREPSRLAGEGYCALKTTLRAYQRKGVAWMRFLTELGLGACLADDMGLGKTIQVLALLLWAKNAPADQRKPSLLVVPASLLGNWRQEAERFAPSLRLQFLHPAEASREEITRISNAPEKYLAGTDLAVTTYAMLTRQPWLAEQHWNLVILDEAQAIKNPSTGQAKTVKKLRARARIALTGTPVENRLGDLWSLFDFINPGLLGSAAVFKRFVKGLQARERNHFAPLRQLAGPYILRRLKTDRAIISDLPDKTETTRYCNLTKAQVKLYEQAVQTMKRSLGSADGIGRRGLVLQTLMRLKQICNHPSQLAGDGDYIAGDSGKFLRIAEICEELAERQEKVLVFTQFREIIDPLSEHLQAIFGRSGLVLHGGTGVKKRKEIVARFQDEDGPPFFILSLKAGGTGLNLTAAAHVIHFDRWWNPAVENQATDRAFRIGQKRNVLVHKFVTRGTVEERIDALIEEKRQLATEMLSGEGEVNLTELPDDELMRLVRLDVNQAAL, encoded by the coding sequence ATGGCCATACGATTGACCCCCGCGGGGCACCTCCGCTGGTCCGATTCGCCCGATGAAGCCGCCCCCCGGGGCCTGGCCGCCGTGCGTGCGCAATTTGAGCAGGACTGGCCTGGCGGCCTCTTTACCCTGGCGGCGGAAAAGGTGGATCCGGGCGGCGCCCAGGACCTGCGCTACTGGCGGGACTTCGCGGCGCGCTATCTGACGGCGCTGTGCCACGTTCCCGCGGGCGCCGAATCCTTTGAGGTCGCACTCCCGACGCCCGCCGAATGCGCGGGCCTGATCCTGACCGCGCCCCCCATGCAGGGCGGCGAATACCTTTCGGAGGCCGTGCTTGGCGGGATCTGGGAGGCGCTCGACGCGTGGGTCCGCAACGCGATCACGCGGGACGGCGGCCTGGAGGAGTTCCTGGCGTCGCGCGCGCCCCGGTGGCGCCAGGTGGGCCGTGTTTGCTTTCACCTGGCGGAGAACAAGAGCGACCCCGCGCGCCCCTTCGCCTTCATGGCCACCTACACGGCGGGTTTCGGCGCTTCGGGCCAGCTGAAGCACCAGCCCCTGCGCAAGGCCCTGGAACAGTACGCCACGGCGAAAAACCGTCCGGCGCTCGTCAAGCTGCTTTCACCGGTTCACGAGGCGGCCAAGCGCTGCGACTGGGTCAAGGCCCTGGTGGATTCCAGCGATATCTACCAGCCCATGGCCTGGCCCGCGGCCCGCGCGTACACTTTTCTCCGCTCTGTTCCCGATCTGGAGGAAAGCGGCCTTTCGGTGACGATGCCGGACTGGTGGAAGCGGCGGCCCCGGCCCCGGGTGTCGGTCACGATTGGCGAACAGAAGAAATCCACCCTGGGCGCGGAGGCCATGCTCGATTTCAACGTCGCGGTCGCCCTCGGCGATACGGCGCTGTCACCGGCGGATATCAGGGCGCTGCTGGCGGGCGAAGACGGCCTGGTCCTGATCAAGGGCCAGTGGGTGGAGGTGGACCGCGAAAAACTCCGGGAGGCCATCGGCCATTGGGAAGCGATCCAGGCGGAAGCCGCGAACGGCGAAATCTCCTTCGTGGAGGGCATGCGCCTGCTTGCGGGCGCCTCGCGCGATCTCGATCACGAAGTGGAAGACGAATTCGAGCGCGCCTGGGTGCACGTGGGCGCGGGCGAGGCCCTGCGCGAGGTGCTGGCCGAACTCCGCGAACCGTCGCGCCTTGCCGGCGAAGGATATTGCGCGTTGAAAACAACCCTGCGCGCCTACCAGCGCAAGGGGGTCGCGTGGATGCGATTCCTCACCGAACTTGGCCTGGGCGCCTGCCTGGCGGACGACATGGGCCTGGGCAAGACCATTCAGGTGCTCGCCCTGCTGCTCTGGGCAAAGAATGCGCCGGCGGACCAACGGAAACCCTCCCTACTCGTCGTGCCCGCGTCCCTCCTGGGTAACTGGCGTCAGGAGGCGGAGCGCTTTGCGCCGTCCCTCAGACTCCAGTTTCTGCACCCGGCCGAGGCATCTCGCGAGGAAATAACGAGGATTTCGAACGCGCCCGAGAAATACTTGGCCGGGACCGACCTGGCGGTTACAACCTACGCGATGCTGACCCGACAGCCCTGGCTCGCGGAACAGCACTGGAACCTGGTTATCCTCGACGAGGCCCAGGCCATCAAGAACCCGTCCACCGGCCAGGCGAAGACCGTGAAGAAGCTTCGCGCCCGCGCCCGCATCGCGCTCACCGGGACGCCGGTGGAAAACCGGCTGGGCGATCTGTGGTCCCTTTTCGATTTCATCAACCCGGGACTCCTCGGATCGGCGGCGGTGTTCAAGCGCTTCGTGAAGGGGCTCCAGGCCCGCGAGCGAAACCATTTCGCGCCCCTGCGCCAGCTGGCGGGACCCTACATCCTGCGGCGCCTGAAAACGGATCGCGCCATCATCTCGGATCTGCCGGATAAGACCGAGACCACGCGCTACTGCAACCTGACAAAGGCGCAGGTGAAGCTGTACGAACAGGCCGTTCAGACGATGAAGAGGTCGCTCGGATCGGCGGATGGCATCGGGCGGCGCGGCCTGGTGCTGCAAACGCTCATGCGCCTGAAGCAGATCTGCAACCACCCGAGCCAGCTCGCCGGCGACGGCGATTACATTGCCGGGGACAGCGGGAAGTTTTTGCGCATCGCGGAAATCTGCGAGGAACTCGCCGAACGGCAGGAAAAAGTTCTGGTATTCACCCAGTTTCGCGAGATAATCGATCCCCTTTCCGAACACCTTCAGGCGATCTTTGGGCGTTCGGGCCTCGTCCTGCACGGCGGCACTGGCGTGAAGAAGCGGAAGGAGATCGTCGCCCGGTTTCAGGACGAGGACGGCCCGCCCTTCTTCATTCTGTCACTGAAGGCGGGCGGCACGGGACTGAACCTCACCGCAGCCGCCCACGTGATCCACTTTGATCGCTGGTGGAACCCCGCCGTCGAAAACCAGGCCACGGACCGCGCCTTCCGCATCGGCCAGAAGCGGAATGTGCTCGTGCACAAGTTTGTCACCCGCGGCACGGTGGAGGAGCGGATTGACGCGCTCATCGAGGAAAAGAGACAATTGGCCACCGAAATGCTCTCGGGCGAGGGCGAGGTGAACCTGACCGAACTGCCTGACGATGAATTGATGCGCCTCGTCCGGCTCGATGTGAACCAGGCGGCGCTCTAG
- a CDS encoding methyltransferase domain-containing protein produces MYGDTAPLYDIIFPYNPAVVACIQRYLPAGPARILDIGCGTGKYSAALADDHEVTGIDPDSPSIAIARKRGSRARFDACDLFGLPNRGPFDLIFCIGNVIAHIPPDSIGPLVNAVRARLSPGGVWLFHTINWDPILRHETHAFPIISREGVTFVRRYQDIRPERVLFHTRLTAPGGEVREHRVPLYPLPAARIDALHEGFTLLDHFTDYSGSPFNPDAPAQIRVYRNATG; encoded by the coding sequence ATGTATGGAGACACCGCACCGCTTTACGACATCATCTTCCCGTATAACCCCGCGGTCGTCGCCTGTATTCAGCGCTATCTGCCCGCCGGTCCCGCGCGGATCCTCGACATCGGGTGCGGCACGGGAAAATACAGCGCCGCCCTGGCCGACGACCACGAAGTTACCGGGATCGACCCCGACTCCCCGTCTATTGCGATTGCAAGGAAGCGCGGCTCGCGCGCGCGTTTCGATGCCTGCGACCTCTTCGGCCTGCCAAACCGCGGCCCCTTTGATCTGATCTTCTGCATCGGCAATGTTATCGCGCACATTCCGCCCGATTCGATCGGCCCGCTCGTCAACGCGGTCCGCGCGCGCCTGAGCCCGGGCGGCGTCTGGCTCTTTCACACCATCAACTGGGACCCCATTCTCCGCCACGAAACCCACGCGTTCCCCATAATCTCCCGCGAAGGCGTAACTTTTGTCCGGCGGTATCAGGACATCCGCCCGGAACGCGTGCTATTCCATACCCGTCTGACCGCGCCCGGCGGCGAGGTCCGCGAACACCGCGTCCCCCTCTATCCGCTTCCCGCCGCGCGGATCGACGCCCTTCACGAGGGCTTCACGCTTCTCGACCACTTTACCGACTACTCCGGAAGCCCATTTAATCCCGACGCGCCCGCCCAGATTCGGGTGTACCGCAACGCAACCGGCTGA
- a CDS encoding MATE family efflux transporter yields the protein MKKFDEQLVSGSILRSVWKLAWPATLLNLVNGMHSFVDHVLVGHFVVSDANAANAAIGVAWQTFLIFVVFIASLFHGMNVLIARYAGRQDRANMSRVAYETFLASLIILIFIVAPAGYIAAPYLLDLVGAEAEVRMHALPYLRILFTCGAPLFISFMFTGAFQASGDPKTPLVLGILATMLNIGISAVLITGIGPFPQLGAIGAAIGTVLAPLFTVAISVTLVLRRKMVLQPPAQFRLWPDLSVIKVVARIGIPTGIQAVLLNIGGFLVLVFLGRMSHDISAPAMAAYTICYAQLFSLVTWTCFGLRSASGTLMGQNIGAGNPRRGKRAVSVASLFGAAWAVFMGYFFWFYPAELLGLFDATSEPILSIGVSLLRFLTFSGVMLAVTLAMTGGLQGAGETKIPMYIAFLTQIVILLGICWWFDWHGSLTPDRVWLAIFISHATRLALTWAVFRTEQWAHTEVELAD from the coding sequence ATGAAAAAATTTGACGAACAGCTCGTGTCCGGCAGCATCCTTCGCTCCGTCTGGAAACTCGCCTGGCCCGCCACGCTGCTCAACCTCGTCAACGGCATGCACAGCTTCGTCGACCACGTTCTTGTTGGCCACTTCGTCGTCTCCGACGCCAACGCGGCCAACGCGGCCATCGGCGTCGCCTGGCAAACCTTCCTCATCTTCGTCGTCTTCATTGCCTCCCTGTTCCACGGCATGAACGTCCTCATCGCCCGCTACGCCGGCCGCCAGGACCGCGCCAACATGAGCCGGGTTGCCTACGAGACCTTCCTGGCAAGCCTCATCATTCTCATCTTCATCGTCGCCCCCGCCGGATACATCGCCGCCCCGTATCTACTGGACCTCGTCGGGGCGGAGGCCGAAGTCCGCATGCATGCGCTGCCCTATCTCCGCATTCTCTTTACCTGCGGCGCCCCGCTCTTCATCAGCTTCATGTTCACCGGCGCCTTCCAGGCCTCCGGCGACCCGAAGACCCCCCTCGTTCTCGGCATTCTCGCCACCATGCTCAACATCGGCATCAGCGCCGTCCTCATAACCGGCATCGGCCCCTTCCCCCAGCTGGGCGCGATCGGCGCGGCCATCGGGACTGTTCTCGCCCCGCTCTTCACCGTCGCCATCTCCGTCACCCTCGTGCTTCGCCGGAAGATGGTTCTCCAACCGCCGGCGCAATTCCGCCTCTGGCCCGACCTCTCCGTCATCAAGGTCGTCGCCCGGATCGGAATCCCAACCGGGATTCAGGCCGTCCTCCTCAACATCGGCGGATTCCTCGTCCTGGTCTTCCTCGGCCGCATGAGCCACGACATCTCCGCGCCCGCCATGGCCGCCTACACCATCTGCTACGCGCAGCTCTTCTCCCTCGTCACGTGGACCTGCTTCGGGCTCCGCTCCGCCTCGGGCACGCTCATGGGCCAGAACATCGGCGCCGGAAACCCCCGCCGCGGAAAGCGCGCCGTCAGCGTCGCCTCCCTTTTCGGCGCCGCCTGGGCCGTCTTCATGGGATACTTCTTCTGGTTCTACCCCGCCGAACTCCTCGGACTCTTCGACGCCACCAGCGAGCCCATTCTCTCCATCGGCGTCTCCCTCCTCCGCTTCCTCACCTTCTCCGGCGTCATGCTCGCGGTCACCCTCGCCATGACCGGCGGCCTTCAGGGCGCCGGTGAAACCAAGATCCCCATGTACATCGCGTTCCTCACCCAGATCGTCATCCTGCTCGGCATCTGCTGGTGGTTCGACTGGCACGGCTCCCTCACCCCGGATCGCGTCTGGCTCGCCATCTTCATCAGCCACGCCACCCGGCTCGCGCTCACGTGGGCCGTCTTCCGCACCGAGCAATGGGCCCATACCGAGGTCGAGCTGGCGGATTAA
- a CDS encoding phytanoyl-CoA dioxygenase family protein yields the protein MSENQLTPREIAEFEETGCLLKKRYFDAEEIDLLYKIAKMDQAIATGAIERVDKEGYTTRLTVCNALEDDMYSAIVRSYKMVNPMEQLLGGEVYHYHHKMMLKEPRVGGAWEWHQDYGYWYNNGCLYPLMASCLIGIDAATKENGCLQAIPGSHHLGRINHGTVGNQTGADLERVEKILERMEVVYCELEPGDAFWFHSNVLHRSDANLSDKPRWSLICCYNAARNNPYKEHEHPCYTPLEKWPNEKIKEVGRAQWERMQAAIA from the coding sequence ATGAGCGAAAACCAGTTGACCCCCCGGGAAATCGCCGAATTCGAAGAAACCGGCTGCCTCCTCAAAAAACGCTACTTCGACGCCGAAGAAATCGACCTCCTCTACAAAATCGCCAAGATGGACCAGGCGATCGCCACCGGCGCCATCGAGCGGGTGGATAAAGAGGGCTACACGACGCGTCTGACCGTCTGCAATGCCCTCGAAGACGACATGTACAGCGCGATCGTCCGCTCCTATAAGATGGTCAACCCCATGGAGCAGCTCCTCGGCGGCGAAGTGTATCACTACCACCACAAGATGATGCTCAAGGAACCCCGCGTTGGCGGGGCCTGGGAATGGCACCAGGACTACGGCTACTGGTACAACAACGGCTGCCTTTACCCGCTCATGGCCAGCTGCCTCATCGGCATCGACGCCGCCACCAAAGAAAACGGCTGCCTCCAGGCGATCCCCGGCTCACACCACCTCGGCCGCATTAACCACGGCACCGTCGGGAACCAGACCGGCGCCGACCTCGAACGGGTGGAGAAGATTCTCGAACGCATGGAAGTCGTTTACTGCGAACTCGAACCCGGCGACGCCTTCTGGTTCCACAGCAACGTACTCCACCGCTCCGACGCCAACCTCAGCGACAAGCCCCGCTGGTCGCTCATCTGCTGCTACAACGCCGCCCGAAACAACCCGTACAAGGAGCACGAACACCCCTGCTACACCCCCCTCGAAAAGTGGCCCAACGAAAAGATCAAAGAAGTAGGCCGCGCCCAGTGGGAACGGATGCAGGCCGCGATCGCCTGA
- a CDS encoding glucosamine-6-phosphate isomerase, which produces MNLMTTIQGSLLEGFFPEGWDLAAIDKLCGRKPETITKPEKWWNKKFEAVPCASLEDFDTMMGHEIALAILNAKTKKKQIAFILPVGPMGMYRWAVYFLKEWNVDCKHVHGFNMDEWSDEKGNTLPAKDPGAFQNAMEQAFYGPLGKLTVPKSQRNFATKKNLPTFGEKIRALKKKGASLVTVFGIGRACHIAFWEPHFAAEYKSEAAWKKEDYRLGAQLCPMTIEQNAITSFKSRTTLVPTRANTVGPGLFLMSDQIIGGCDGSLGRGMMWQGMSLWMSLHHKPSPWIPSTYMPTLPGRLFFLDELAGPLEPECN; this is translated from the coding sequence ATCAACCTCATGACTACCATCCAGGGTTCGCTTCTCGAGGGCTTCTTCCCGGAAGGCTGGGATCTCGCTGCCATCGACAAACTCTGTGGCCGCAAACCGGAAACCATCACGAAGCCGGAAAAATGGTGGAACAAGAAATTCGAGGCCGTGCCCTGCGCCTCTCTTGAAGACTTCGACACCATGATGGGCCACGAAATCGCCCTCGCCATCCTGAACGCGAAGACGAAGAAGAAGCAGATCGCGTTCATCCTCCCCGTCGGCCCCATGGGCATGTACCGTTGGGCCGTCTACTTCCTGAAGGAATGGAACGTCGACTGTAAGCACGTCCACGGCTTCAATATGGACGAATGGAGCGACGAAAAAGGCAACACCCTCCCCGCGAAGGATCCCGGCGCCTTTCAGAACGCGATGGAGCAGGCCTTCTACGGCCCGCTCGGCAAGCTTACCGTCCCCAAGAGCCAGCGCAACTTCGCCACGAAGAAGAACCTGCCCACGTTTGGCGAAAAGATCCGCGCGCTGAAGAAGAAAGGCGCCTCCCTCGTCACCGTGTTCGGCATCGGGCGCGCCTGCCACATCGCCTTCTGGGAGCCCCACTTCGCCGCCGAATACAAGTCCGAAGCCGCCTGGAAAAAGGAAGACTACCGGTTGGGCGCGCAGCTCTGCCCCATGACGATCGAGCAGAACGCCATCACGAGCTTCAAGAGCCGCACGACGCTTGTCCCCACCCGCGCCAACACCGTCGGGCCCGGCCTCTTTCTGATGTCGGACCAGATCATCGGCGGATGCGACGGCAGCCTCGGCCGGGGCATGATGTGGCAGGGCATGTCGCTCTGGATGAGCCTCCACCACAAGCCCTCCCCGTGGATTCCAAGCACCTACATGCCCACGCTGCCCGGGCGCCTCTTCTTCCTCGACGAGCTCGCCGGACCGCTCGAACCCGAATGCAACTGA